The genomic DNA GGGTGGACCACGATCTTCGCCTCGGGCTCGTTTTTACGGATGGCGCGCACGGCGTCCAGAGTGAAGGCTTCGTGGATGGGGCAGTAGCCGGGCCAGAGGAACAGCTTTTTGCCGTCGGCGGTCTCGGGGTCAATGAACAGCCCGGGGTCGCCGTGGATGACATCGGCAGGAAGAATGAGTCGCTGCTTCTCGGGGATGCCGAGCACGTCGGCGGTGTTGTTGCCGAGGTGCTGGTCGGGCAGGAACAGGACGGCGTCGCCCTGCGACATGGCCCAGTCGAGCATGATTCGGGCGTTGGCGGAAGTGCATACCGAGCCGCCGTGTTCCCCTACGACGCCTTTCACGGCGGCGGAGGAGTTTACGTAGGTCAGCGGGACTATCCTGCGCCCATTCTCTTCAAGGGTGTCGAGGGTCTTGCGCACGCGGCTCGCTTCGGCCATGTCGGCCATGGGGCAGGATGCGGTGACGTCGGGTATGTGGATTTTCTGGCCGGGGCGGCTCAGGATGGCGGCGGACTCGGCCATGAAGAAGACTCCGCAGAAGACCACGTGATCGGCCTTCAGGCCGTGAATCTTGCGGGCCAGTTCCAGGGAGTCGCCCCTTATGTCCGTGCAGTCGATGACGGCGTCGGACTGGTAGTGATGGCCGAGGATGGCCAGGGAGTCGCCCAGGGCGTCCTTTATCCGAAAAATGGTTTCCTTGGCGTTTTCCACAGTGTTCCTCTTTATCGCAACGGCACGAATTGCATACTGAAATCGGAACTGGGCGCGGAGTGGGTCAGTTTACCCACCGAAATGAAGTCCGGTCCGAGTTCAGCGATGCTGCGGATGTTATCCAAGGAGACGTTGCCGCTGATTTCCGTCTCGATGTTTTCGGGGATCATGGACAGTGCGGCCTTGGTGGCCTCGGTGCCCATGTTGTCCAGCATGATGCGCTTGATGTCGCACTTGCAGGCTTCCTGTACCTCTTCGATGGTCCGGCATTCCACCTCGATGGGCGGACAGGGGGAATGGACCGTCTGAAGTTGATGCACGGCCTCGGTGATGGAGCCGGCCCGGTCGATGTGGTTGTCCTTGAGCATGAGCATCTCGGACAGGGTCAGGCGATGGTTTTTTCCGCCGCCGGCCAGAACCGCGTATTTCTCGGGGAAGCGCAGGCAGGGAAGAGTCTTGCGCGTGTCGAGCAGGGTAGTTCCCGTACCTTTGAGGGCTTCCACGTACTGCGCGGTCAGGTTGGCTACGCCGGACATGTGGCACAGGAAATTGAGGATGATCCGTTCAGCCTTGAGAAGGTGGATGGCCGGGCCTTGCAGCGCGGCGACCATGGTTCCTTCGGATACGGTTTCGCCGTCGTCCACGTTGAGGTGAGCCTGACAGCCCTCGCCGCCGAATTCAAGGATCATCGGGATGATCGGCAGACCGGCGACAACGGTTTTCTGTTTCGCCACGATCATGGCCTGGGCCATGTCGGAATCGGTAAAAAGGCCCTGGCTGGTCAGGTCTGAGCCGTCCTCTGCCAGGGCGATGCGGATGGTGGCCAGCAGGAACATCCTGGCTTCGGCCTGGAAAAAATCGTCGAAAAGATTGCTAGGCATGGCTTAGTCCATATATTTGCAGGTAGATGTTGGCAAGTAAGTCACGGATGGTCTTTCGTCAAGGGGGTGCGCGGTTGATGAAATATTTCACATTAATATCACGGGACGAAAGCCCGATTGCTTTGACCTGGAGCCTGTTTTGAGCTAGGTATCCAGCGCATGAGCGTAGAAGAAAAAGAGGAAAAAATCACTCATCCGGTCGACGGGGCGGACGGCCTGTCCGGTGTGGACTTCGATCAGCATCCCGCTGACGCAGCCGAGACTATTGAAGGTCTCGACATCGCCGATCAGGTCAAGTTCATTAAGCAGTTGCCCATCAAGGACGCGGCCGAGTCCATCGCGGAGATGGACGACCTCGACCAGAAAGCGCTCATCAGCAACCTTAACCGGGGGCTGGCTGCCCGCATCGTCGAGGAGATGGCTCCGGATGACGCCACCGACCTTCTGGACGGATTGGGCGAAGATCTGCAAAAGGCCCTGCTCAGCCGAGTGGCCGCCGAGGATCGGGCGGAGCTCAAGACGCTCCTGACCTTCGATCCCGATACTGCGGGCGGCGTCATGAACACCGAGGTGGTCATCCTCGACCAGGACCTGAACGCGGACGAAGCCGTGGCCAAGATTCGCGAGGAGGTCGAGGACAAGGAAATTCCGTACTACGCCTACCTCGTGGACAAGAAGGACCGGCTGGTGGGCGTCGTCTCCCTGCGCGACCTGATGCTCGCCAAGCGCGGAGCGATTCTCAAGGAGCTGGTCAAAACCCAGAATCTCATCACTGTGGGCTACAACGAAGACAAGGAAGAGGTGGCCCACCTTATCGCCCGCTATAATTTCCTGGCCCTGCCCGTTGTGGATTTCGGCAATCGCCTTCTCGGCGTCGTCACCGTCGACGACGTCATCGACATCATTCATGAAGAGGCTTCCGAGGACATGCAGGCCATGGTTGGCGCGGGCGCGGACGAAACCACGGATTCCCCGTGGTCTTATTCTGTCCGTATGCGTCTGCCCTGGCTCATCCTCAACATGATTTTTTCCGCCATTTCGGCCTGGGTGGTCCATCTTTTTGAAGGCAACATCGCCCAGATGGCGGTGCTTGCCGTGCTTATGCCCGTTGTCGCCAACCAGGCGGGCAACACCGGGCAGCAGGCCCTGGCCGTCATGATCCGCCAGTTGGCCATGGAGCGTTTTGACCGCAAGCGGGCGTGGATAGCCGTGCTTCGCGAGTTGCGCATCGGATTCATGAACGGCATGATTATTTCGATGCTGGTTTTCTGCGTGGTCCTTCTGGTTACCCACAAACCGTTGCTGGCCCTGGTCATGGGGGTGGCTCTCTGCGTGGACATGCTTCTCGGCGCGCTCGCCGGGGCGTCCATCCCGCTCCTGCTCAAGGAGTTGGGCCGTGATCCGGCCCAGGCGTCGAGTATCTTCCTGACCACCATCACCGACTCCATGGGCTTTCTGGTTTTGCTCGGCCTGGCCGGGATGGTCCTGCTGAGATGAAAGGAACGGATTGAAAAGACAATGAAAAAGAGGCGCCCCGGATATCCGGGGCGCCTCTTTTTCATTTGATTTGTTCGGGGATCAGTCCAGGCCGAGGGAGGCGAGGAGGTCGTCCACGTCGTGCTGGTTGGTGCCTTCGGACGGCCCCTGGAGTTTGGATGTGGCCTCGGTCTTGGCCTCCTGGGACAGTTCCTCGAAGTCCTTTTCCGGCTCGGCTTCGCGCTGACGGATCATCAGCCCGGTGGAGAGCATGACTTCGCGGACGATCTGTTCGATCTGGCGGATGGAATTGATGATCCGTTTGATGCGCTGTCCAGTCAGGTCCTGAAAGCTCAGTGAAACCATGATGTTGGACAAATCCGAGCCAAGCGTTTTGTTGATTTCCTTGAGCTTTTCCCGGCTTTCGCGGGTCACGCCGCCCGATTCGAACCCTTTGACGATGCTGGATACGGA from Pseudodesulfovibrio thermohalotolerans includes the following:
- the nadA gene encoding quinolinate synthase NadA, whose translation is MENAKETIFRIKDALGDSLAILGHHYQSDAVIDCTDIRGDSLELARKIHGLKADHVVFCGVFFMAESAAILSRPGQKIHIPDVTASCPMADMAEASRVRKTLDTLEENGRRIVPLTYVNSSAAVKGVVGEHGGSVCTSANARIMLDWAMSQGDAVLFLPDQHLGNNTADVLGIPEKQRLILPADVIHGDPGLFIDPETADGKKLFLWPGYCPIHEAFTLDAVRAIRKNEPEAKIVVHPECSPAVVRETDGNGSTSFLIKYAEEAPAGSTVYIGTEENLVKRLAARHAGQKTIKPLLTALCEDMGKITIEKLAHTLQTLDTATPVTVSNAIREPAKLALERMLAVCS
- the nadC gene encoding carboxylating nicotinate-nucleotide diphosphorylase, with amino-acid sequence MPSNLFDDFFQAEARMFLLATIRIALAEDGSDLTSQGLFTDSDMAQAMIVAKQKTVVAGLPIIPMILEFGGEGCQAHLNVDDGETVSEGTMVAALQGPAIHLLKAERIILNFLCHMSGVANLTAQYVEALKGTGTTLLDTRKTLPCLRFPEKYAVLAGGGKNHRLTLSEMLMLKDNHIDRAGSITEAVHQLQTVHSPCPPIEVECRTIEEVQEACKCDIKRIMLDNMGTEATKAALSMIPENIETEISGNVSLDNIRSIAELGPDFISVGKLTHSAPSSDFSMQFVPLR
- the mgtE gene encoding magnesium transporter, translated to MSVEEKEEKITHPVDGADGLSGVDFDQHPADAAETIEGLDIADQVKFIKQLPIKDAAESIAEMDDLDQKALISNLNRGLAARIVEEMAPDDATDLLDGLGEDLQKALLSRVAAEDRAELKTLLTFDPDTAGGVMNTEVVILDQDLNADEAVAKIREEVEDKEIPYYAYLVDKKDRLVGVVSLRDLMLAKRGAILKELVKTQNLITVGYNEDKEEVAHLIARYNFLALPVVDFGNRLLGVVTVDDVIDIIHEEASEDMQAMVGAGADETTDSPWSYSVRMRLPWLILNMIFSAISAWVVHLFEGNIAQMAVLAVLMPVVANQAGNTGQQALAVMIRQLAMERFDRKRAWIAVLRELRIGFMNGMIISMLVFCVVLLVTHKPLLALVMGVALCVDMLLGALAGASIPLLLKELGRDPAQASSIFLTTITDSMGFLVLLGLAGMVLLR
- a CDS encoding protein phosphatase CheZ, whose translation is MTSNDELVKELMEKVSDQLVASLKGTIAASVEREIARNLSKALLEGEFYRRVNEDLQGGLKKIYQEVKAARGGTEIKTITADIDPEELFSETSDQLDAVLQTTEKAAVEIIDIVEKLQSLQGSVSSIVKGFESGGVTRESREKLKEINKTLGSDLSNIMVSLSFQDLTGQRIKRIINSIRQIEQIVREVMLSTGLMIRQREAEPEKDFEELSQEAKTEATSKLQGPSEGTNQHDVDDLLASLGLD